The genomic region GATAAATGCATCTTATGTTCCTGTATTCAACCACATGCAATCCACCGGAATTTTTTCCAGGCTTTTTGATTCCGGGCTGCTATGCCCTCACAGCATCATAGAAACCAACGAAGATTCAATCACAATCCAGCCCAGAGAAATCCCGTTTATTTCTTACCCGTATGAATGGTGCTTTTCACAATTAAAAGATGCCGCAAGGTGCACTCTGAGATTACAGAAACTGGCACTTGAGAATGAGATGAGCCTCAAAGATGCCAGCGCGTACAACATACAGTTTGCGGATGGAAAGCCCGTACTTATAGACTCGCTTTCATTCGAGCAGTTCAGTCCCGGGCAGCCCTGGACCGCGTATCATCAATTCTGCAGACATTTTCTGGCCCCCCTGGCACTGATGTCTTATACCAATGTAAACCTTCACAGGCTTCTCATGGGCTTTATCGATGGTATACCGCTTGACCTTGCGGTAAGCATTCTGCCTTTACGGGCTTTCTTGAGGCCTTCACTTTTCCTGCACCTTTATCTTCATTCCAGGTTCAGCCTGCGGTACACAGGAGTGAAAAAGCCGCAATCATCACAGAGCTTTTCCAGAAACTCGGCTTTCGGACTGCTTGACAGCCTTCAATCAGCGGTAAATACCTGCAGGTTGCGCCCCGCAAAGAGCATGTGGAGCGGATATTATGGTTCCGGTACTCATTCAGAAGAGTATCTGAGGGTAAAAGAAAAGATCGTATCAGATCTCATTACATATGCTAAACCGGATACTGTCTGGGATCTGGGCGCCAACACCGGCCGCTTTGCAAAATTGAGCGCCGGACTCGGTTATAATACTATTGCTTTCGATTCAGATCCGCTATGTGTGGAGAGCCTTTACAGGGACCTGGCTTCAGAAGAAAATTATAGAGTTCTCCCACTGGTGTGCGATCTTACAAATCCCAGTCCATCGCTTGGATTCAACAACCAGGAACGGGACTCACTGACTCAACGCGGGCCGACCGGGCTGGTTATGGCTCTCGCTCTAATTCATCATATAGCGATCGGTAACAATGTTCCTTTCACTATGATCTCATCTTACCTGGCACGACTCGGAAGATGGCTTATTCTGGAATTTGTTCCCAAAGACGATCCTCAGGTGAAGGAGATGCTTGCGGTACGCAGGGATATATTTACAGAATACACACGGGAATGCCTCCTGAAAAGATTCTCGGCAGATTTTCTGATCCATAAAGAAGTCGATGTCGGGAGTTCGGGACGTACAATTTTTCTTATGGAAAAGAGATGAAGTTTAAAAATCTATATATAACAATAGCACCGGTCCTCTTCAGTATTCTTCCGGTCCTCTCACTTTTCAACCAGAACAGAGGGTACTATGAACCGGATGTGCTTTTATGGCCCTTGTTGATTTCGGCCGGAAGCGCGCTTGCCATTACAGGAATTTTCTCACTACTGACAAAAAGCATCTCCAAAGCATCTCTGATTTGTTCCATCATTTCTGTTATTTTTTTCACCTATGGAACTATTGTCAATTTGATTGAAGGAGTTTACTTTAGATTCGGTTCGGTTGAAATCGGAGCTAACAAAATTATCTTTTCCGCTGAGATTCTTTTGATTGCAGCAGTTGTTCTGATTGTAATCCGTTCAAAATTCAATTTTCAGAAATTGACAGCGTTTCTTCTGGTCAGTTCAACAGTTTCCGTTCTGCTTCCATTGTATCCCATCACAGTTCAAGCAACGCAGCAAAACCGGGATAAAAGCAACATCTCAGGGGAAATGAGACAAAAGCCGATTAATGGTCAGAAACCTGATATTTACTACATAATCCTTGATGGCTTTGCACGTAAAGACATTTTCCAGGACCGATATGGCAGCACAGATACTGTTCTGGTTCCTTTCCTGAAAGAGAAAGGTTT from Fibrobacter sp. harbors:
- a CDS encoding SAM-dependent methyltransferase yields the protein MENQSNTRLPSSFRDPSGYVFLKDSRVYRKINASYVPVFNHMQSTGIFSRLFDSGLLCPHSIIETNEDSITIQPREIPFISYPYEWCFSQLKDAARCTLRLQKLALENEMSLKDASAYNIQFADGKPVLIDSLSFEQFSPGQPWTAYHQFCRHFLAPLALMSYTNVNLHRLLMGFIDGIPLDLAVSILPLRAFLRPSLFLHLYLHSRFSLRYTGVKKPQSSQSFSRNSAFGLLDSLQSAVNTCRLRPAKSMWSGYYGSGTHSEEYLRVKEKIVSDLITYAKPDTVWDLGANTGRFAKLSAGLGYNTIAFDSDPLCVESLYRDLASEENYRVLPLVCDLTNPSPSLGFNNQERDSLTQRGPTGLVMALALIHHIAIGNNVPFTMISSYLARLGRWLILEFVPKDDPQVKEMLAVRRDIFTEYTRECLLKRFSADFLIHKEVDVGSSGRTIFLMEKR